The following proteins are encoded in a genomic region of Methanosarcinales archaeon:
- a CDS encoding SEC-C domain-containing protein, producing the protein MKLKAGRNEPCPCGSGKKYKKCCMQIQEIKTKAEHSLREKILEFSREPLFNADFEEAKKIFLEGREPDEGDMIMLTEWFIHDYRLKDSGKRIIDLFYLEKNTYIAPLEKEILEGWQDTALRVYEVTGIERGIGIYIRDFFENNEIFVNDIRSSRGMIKWDIGAMRIIKTLGKFYLSGAACLLPATGKNEMIRFGRESFLRFKMEKPEATWQQFFKEYGHTFIKFAHIKAAQPPKIITPEGDPVLFAKAIYKVRDYNKAVSALYDIPSLRILESDQDEIHFGLVAEIRDHNISAGGVMFETSLVSEIGDPQYRSMGDLTINNNQLILDCISEKRLELGKDMLKTLEDFIEFQSESNKPLDPGSRKNKIAKNKTQQNELDEPVREALRKKLLEDHYRKWVDMPISSLGGMTPREASKTQEGKAKLKEVLKILENSEERRKRSGEPSYDVGKLHKVLGI; encoded by the coding sequence ATGAAATTGAAAGCTGGCAGGAACGAGCCATGCCCCTGTGGCAGTGGAAAGAAATATAAGAAATGCTGCATGCAAATACAGGAAATTAAAACGAAAGCAGAGCACAGTCTGAGGGAAAAGATACTTGAGTTTTCCAGAGAACCGCTCTTTAATGCTGATTTCGAAGAAGCCAAGAAGATATTTTTGGAAGGTAGAGAGCCTGATGAAGGTGATATGATCATGTTGACCGAGTGGTTCATTCATGATTACAGGCTGAAAGATTCTGGGAAAAGGATCATTGATTTGTTCTATCTTGAAAAAAATACATACATTGCCCCTCTTGAAAAAGAAATACTCGAAGGATGGCAGGATACTGCTCTAAGGGTTTATGAAGTAACAGGGATCGAAAGAGGCATAGGCATTTATATCAGAGATTTCTTTGAAAATAATGAAATATTTGTGAATGATATACGTTCTTCCAGAGGAATGATTAAATGGGACATTGGTGCCATGAGAATAATTAAAACGCTTGGCAAATTTTACCTCTCTGGAGCAGCATGTCTCTTGCCAGCAACTGGCAAGAATGAGATGATCCGGTTTGGCAGGGAAAGTTTCCTTAGATTCAAGATGGAAAAGCCAGAGGCTACATGGCAGCAATTTTTCAAAGAGTACGGCCATACTTTCATTAAATTCGCCCACATAAAAGCGGCACAGCCTCCAAAGATTATAACCCCGGAAGGAGATCCTGTTCTTTTTGCAAAAGCGATCTATAAAGTCAGGGATTATAATAAGGCGGTGAGTGCACTTTATGACATACCTTCCCTTAGAATTCTTGAGTCTGACCAGGATGAAATTCATTTTGGGCTGGTCGCGGAAATAAGAGATCATAATATCAGCGCAGGAGGGGTCATGTTTGAAACTTCTCTTGTTTCTGAGATAGGTGATCCACAGTACAGGTCAATGGGAGATCTGACAATTAATAATAATCAGCTTATATTGGATTGTATTTCCGAAAAAAGGCTTGAACTTGGGAAGGATATGCTTAAAACTCTGGAAGATTTCATTGAATTTCAATCAGAGTCAAACAAACCCCTGGATCCAGGCAGCAGAAAAAATAAGATCGCAAAGAATAAAACCCAACAAAATGAATTAGATGAGCCTGTTCGTGAAGCGCTGAGGAAGAAATTACTGGAAGACCATTACCGAAAATGGGTGGATATGCCCATCTCATCTTTAGGGGGAATGACACCCAGAGAAGCCTCAAAAACACAGGAAGGGAAAGCGAAGCTTAAAGAAGTCCTTAAAATCCTGGAAAACTCTGAAG